The Neurospora crassa OR74A linkage group IV, whole genome shotgun sequence genome has a segment encoding these proteins:
- a CDS encoding acetyl xylan esterase yields MKLLSLATALLATLTTAHPVFDDLITPSTPLDHKRAPAASLRHISNFGSNPSNAKMYIYVPDNLAASPPIIVAIHYCTGTAQAYYTNSPYARLADQKGFIVIYPESPYSGTCWDVSSHATLTHNGGGNSNSIANMVEYTLKTYNGDATKVFVTGSSSGAMMTNVMAATYPALFAAGIVYSGVPAGCFYSQAGGTNAWNSSCANGQVHGTPQVWAKVVRDMYPGYDGARPKMEIYHGSADTTLNANNYNETIKQWAGVFGFDYQKPDTTQDNVPQGGYTTYTWGEGKLVGVYARGVGHSVPIRGSDDMKFFGL; encoded by the coding sequence ATGAAgctcctctccctcgccaCGGCCCTCTTGGCtaccctcaccaccgcccaCCCCGTCTTCGACGACCTCATCACCCCCTCCACACCCCTCGACCACAAACGCGCCCCCGCCGCTTCCCTCCGTCATATCTCCAACTTCGGCTCCAACCCCTCCAACGCCAAAATGTACATCTACGTCCCCGACAACCTCGCCGCCTCGCCacccatcatcgtcgccatcCACTACTGCACCGGCACCGCCCAAGCATACTACACCAACTCGCCCTACGCCCGTCTCGCCGACCAAAAGGGTTTCATCGTCATCTACCCCGAATCCCCCTACTCCGGCACCTGCTGGGATGTCTCCTCCCATGCCACCTTGACGcacaacggcggcggcaacagCAACTCCATCGCCAACATGGTCGAATACACCCTCAAGACCTACAACGGCGACGCCACTAAGGTATTCGTGACGGGTTCCTCGTCAGGCGCCATGATGACCAACGTCATGGCCGCCACTTACCCTGCTTTGTTCGCGGCGGGGATTGTGTACAGTGGCGTTCCAGCCGGATGCTTTTACTCGCAAGCAGGCGGGACGAATGCGTGGAACAGTAGTTGCGCCAATGGCCAAGTCCACGGAACGCCCCAGGTGTGGGCGAAGGTGGTGCGTGATATGTATCCGGGCTATGACGGGGCGAGACCCAAGATGGAGATATACCATGGGAGTGCGGATACCACGCTGAATGCGAACAATTATAATGAGACGATCAAGCAGTGGGCGGGCGTGTTTGGGTTTGATTATCAGAAGCCGGATACGACGCAGGATAACGTGCCGCAGGGTGGGTATACGACGTATACGTGGGGAGAGGGAAAGCTGGTGGGCGTGTATGCGCGGGGGGTTGGGCATTCGGTGCCGATTCGGGGGAGTGATGATATGAAGTTCTTTGGGCTGTAG
- the aod-3 gene encoding alternative oxidase, with protein sequence MAHRLPDCSKLRLFNKGVSVGSSFFTPAPLVGYAALRHPRAISTSNTSKKPAVAIPTGPVSPLVPATHVGTSSASTSEVRDGNAFATLPLTWPHDGWKENVLLNVVPSHREPRTFGDWVAWKIVRTCRFWMDLVTGMRPEQQVDSKNPTTALAASKPLTERQWLVRFIFLESIAGVPGMVAGGLRHLQSIRRFQPDQGWIKSLLEESYNERMHLLTFLEMYKPGWFMRLVVLGAQGVFYNAMFISYLLSPKICHRFVGYLEEEAVHTYTRCLLELDHGCLKRWSDPNFRIPDIAVRYWNMPEGHRTMKDLILYVRADEASHRGVNHTFGNLDQVTDPNPFMECPGGGVVKAFPKHLSVTRPAGLEREEVVSKETH encoded by the exons ATGGCTCATCGTCTTCCAGACTGCTCCAAGCTCCGGCTCTTCAACAAGGGCGTGTCTGTTGGctcgtccttcttcactCCCGCTCCTCTTGTCGGCTACGCCGCTCTTCGCCATCCTCGCGCCATCTCGACAAGCAACACTTCCAAGAAGCCGGCCGTCGCCATTCCTACCGGCCCCGTCTCTCCTCTTGTTCCTGCAACTCATGTTGGTACTTCTTCGGCTTCAACTTCGGAGGTTAGGGATGGAAATGCTTTTGCCACTCTGCCGCTCACATGGCCCCACGACGGCTGGAAGGAGAACGTTCTCTTGAATGTGGTTCCCAGCCATCGCGAGCCTAGGACTTTCGGTGACTGGGTGGCCTGGAAGATTGTCCGCACATGCAG ATTCTGGATGGATCTCGTCACAGGCATGCGTCCTGAGCAACAGGTCGACTCCAAGAATCCCACAACTGCTTTGGCTGCCAGCAAGCCCCTGACTGAACGCCAATGG CTCGTCcgcttcatcttcctcgagTCAATTGCTGGTGTTCCTGGCATGGTTGCCGGGGGCTTGCGCCACCTCCAGTCCATTCGCCGTTTCCAGCCCGACCAGGGCTGGATCAAGTCTCTTCTCGAAGAGTCCTACAATGAGAGAATGCACCTCCTCACCTTTCTCGAGATGTACAAGCCTGGCTGGTTCATGAGACTCGTCGTGCTCGGTGCTCAGGGTGTCTTTTACAACGCCATGTTCATCTCGTACCTCCTCTCTCCCAAGATTTGCCACCGCTTCGTCGGCTACCTCGAGGAAGAGGCCGTTCACACTTACACCCGCTGCTTGCTTGAGCTCGACCACGGCTGCCTCAAGAGGTGGTCCGACCCCAACTTCCGCATCCCTGACATTGCTGTTCGCTACTGGAACATGCCCGAGGGCCACAGGACCATGAAGGACCTCATCCTTTACGTTAGA GCTGACGAGGCTTCCCACCGTGGCGTCAACCACACATTTGGCAACCTCGACCAGGTCACTGACCCCAACCCCTTCATGGAGTGCCCCGGTGGTGGAGTCGTCAAGGCCTTCCCCAAACACCTCTCCGTTACAAGGCCGGCTGGTCTGGAGCGTGAGGAGGTTGTCAGCAAGGAGACCCACTAA